A region of the Arenibacter antarcticus genome:
AAAACCGTAATATTATTGGTCAATCTATTGACCAATCTAATCTGATCGGAAGTCAAGGCCGTACCACTGGAAGCCACAACATTGTGTATCCCACGCTGGTGCAACTGAATTACGTCCGTATACCCTTCTACCAAAAAACAATTATCCTCTTTGGCAATTGCTTGTTTGGCTAAATAAATACCGTAGAGCACCTTACTTTTATGGTAGATATCGCTTTCCGGGGAATTTACATATTTTGCCGCCTTCTTATCACTAGTAAGAATACGACCCCCAAACCCCAAAACGCGACCACTCATACTATGAATAGGAAACAAGACCCTTCCTTTAAAACGATCAAATGTTTTTTTGTTATCAGGATTTCCTGGGTCTTCCTTTACTATGGTGAGTCCTGTTTTTTCTAGGAAATCCAATTGATACCCTTTACCCAATGCCGTTTTAGTAAATCCGTCCCATTGGTCCAAACAGTAGCCCAAATCAAATTTCTTGATTGTATCGTCCGTAAAGCCACGCTCCTTAAAATAGCTCAACCCTATAGCTTTCCCCTGCTCTCTTTCCCATAAAATTTCTGAGAAATATTTTTGAGCATAATCAGAAACCAAGTACATGCTTTCCCGCTCATTGGTTTTCTCCTTCTCCTCATCGGTTTGAAGGGTTTCCTCTATTTCTATATTGTACTTTTTTGCAAGATATTTTATGGCTTCCGGATACGTAAAATGCTCGTGTTCCATTAAAAAGGCAACCACATTGCCACCCTTCCCACTACTAAAATCCTTCCAGATCTGCTTTACGGGAGAAACCATAAAACTTGGGGAACGTTCATCGCTAAACGGACTTAAACCCTTAAAGTTAGAACCGGATTTTTTTAGTTGCACAAACTCTCCGATCACCTCCTCTACTCTGGCGGTCTCATATACTTTGTCTATAGTAGTTTTCGAAATCAAATCACACAATTTAGGATGGCTAAAGATACTACATTTAGAGCTCCTTCAAAAAGGGAAAAACTATTCATTTAATATCCAAAATGCTTACCTTTCGGTTCATTTTAACACGCGAAAAATAGCATGATTTTATTTTTAGGAACCAAACCGGGGAAAACCACTTCCAAAGTAATTCCGAACGTTGCTTGCCCCTATTGCGAACAACGCAACACCTTAATGGCAGTAACCACTACCAACTATTTTCATCTATTCTGGATCTCCCTTTTTCGAATTGGCACCAGCACAACCATAAGCTGTTCGCATTGCAAAAAAACCTATTTTAAGGATGAATTTAATACTGAAATGATCCAGGGCATGGAAAGTTAGTCGCAGTTATATTTTAAACGGGTAATGTGGCAAACTTACAGTTCAAATCGCAATCCTACGGATATATTTCGCTGCTCAACATCGGCATTGTTGAAAATAGAATTTAAATCGTACTTCACATAAAGCAAAGCTCCGCCTACCCCTGTATACGCACTTAGACCATAGACAAAATTGTTGGTATTGTAATCTCTTTTTATTTTGTCCTTTACACGATCCCCATCCCTTTTATATTTTAACTTTTGTTTCGTCCCTATATTAAATCCAGCATAGCTACCCAACCCAAATCTAAATTGATGGTGGTTAGTGTATCGAATGCTTTTTTCTGTCCTATGAACTTTTGAGGGTCCAAATTCCAAATGCACAGGGAAAACCAAATTATCCATCCTAAATTTGGATTTATCCAGATCAAATTGAAATTCTTCCAAGGTTGTCTGATCTCCGTTATTCACAAAATATTGATTATTCTTTGGCTTTAAACCATTGAACTGGAAAGAGACCCCATAGTTGACCCTTAGGAAATTAGAATTTTTAAAAACCCTGGTTCTCCATGCATAACCAAGTTCCACAATAGTTGCCCAGCCCGAAGAAGTTTTTCGAAAAAAGGCGAAAATTCAGACAATAAGGGTAGTGTGGTTTATTTCTTCCGATCCACTACATAATTCACCATTAGGATCAGTGAATTTTTGTAATCAGAATCAGGGTAAGTTTCTAATAGAGCCAGAGCTTCTTCCTTGTAGGCGAGCATCTTTTTCACCGCGTAATCCAAGCCACCGTTTTCTTTTACAAAAGCAATTACCTGTTTTACCCGTTTTTTATCCTTGTTGTGATTCTTGACGGAATTTATCAACCACTTCCTATCTGCCTTGGAACAATGGTTTAGAACAAATATTAGGGGCAGGGTCATTTTTTGTTCTTTAATATCGATTCCTGTAGGTTTCCCGATGCGCTCTTCTCCATAATCGAACAAATCATCCTTGATCTGGAAGGCCATCCCGATAAGCTCCCCAAACTTTCTAAAGGTTTCTACATCTTCGGAATCCGGTTTAACGGAACATGCTCCCAAACTGCAGCATGCCGCGATAAGGGTAGCAGTCTTTTGCCTGATAATCTCGTAGTATATTTCTTCCGTAATATCTAGGCGCCGTGCCTTCTCTATCTGTAGCAGTTCCCCTTCGCTCATTTCGCGAACGGCCACAGAGATAATCCGTAACAGATCAAAATCTCCATTATCTATAGAGAGCAGCAAACCTTTGGAAAGCAAATAATCCCCTACTAAAACCGCAATCTTGTTCTTCCACAAGGCGTTTACAGAGAAAAAGCCCCTGCGTTTATTACTATCGTCTACTACATCGTCATGGACAAGGGTAGCGGTATGAATCAACTCTATTACTGATGCGCCCCTATATGTCCTTTCATTTACCTCACCATTGTTCAATAGTTTGGCCGTTAGGAATACGAACATAGGCCGCATTTGCTTTCCCTTACGGTTAACAATATAATAGGTAATCCTATTTAACAATGCCACTTTGGAAGACATGGATTCGTAGAACTTTTTTTCAAAAAGTTCCATTTCCATATTTATCGGTTCCTTTATTTGGGATACAATTTTCAAAGGGTAGATAGGACTGTTTTTTATTGGTGATTCAGTGCGGTAAAATTAGACAAAAAAAGTAATAAAAGTGGCCCTTTGGCAATATAAGGGCAATCTTAAAGGATTAAAGTATTGCAGTTACATAATTTTTAAAAGCAGCTGCCAAGATTAGCATCAGTGGTTTACGATTTATTGGCCAATTGTCCGCAAGCAGCATCTATATCCTTGCCGCGAGATCTACGAACGGTTACCGTTATCCCGTTTCTTTCCAAGGTATTTACATACATATCAATAGCCTTGTTATTGGCCTGTTGAAATTGTCCGTCATCAATTGGGTTGTACTCTATTAAATTGACTTTGGAAGGAGCAAATTTGCAGAAGTCCACTAAGGCATCCACATCTTTTTGCTTATCATTTATGTTTTCCCAAACCACATATTCATAGGTAATCCTACTTTTAGTCTTCTCATACCAGTATTCCAGTGATTCTCGTAAATCTGCTAACGTAAACGTGGCATTAAAGGGCATAATAGAGGTTCTAATCTCATCTATCGCAGAATGTAAGGAAACGGCTAGTTTAAATTTAACCGCCTCGTCTGCCATTTTTCTAATCATTTTAGGGACACCCGAGGTAGAAACAGTTATCCGCTTTGGCGACATACCTAAGCCTTCCGGGGAAGTAATCTTATCTATAGCCTTTAATACATTGTTATAGTTCATTAATGGCTCTCCCATCCCC
Encoded here:
- a CDS encoding zinc-ribbon domain-containing protein, which codes for MILFLGTKPGKTTSKVIPNVACPYCEQRNTLMAVTTTNYFHLFWISLFRIGTSTTISCSHCKKTYFKDEFNTEMIQGMES
- a CDS encoding polyprenyl synthetase family protein is translated as MKIVSQIKEPINMEMELFEKKFYESMSSKVALLNRITYYIVNRKGKQMRPMFVFLTAKLLNNGEVNERTYRGASVIELIHTATLVHDDVVDDSNKRRGFFSVNALWKNKIAVLVGDYLLSKGLLLSIDNGDFDLLRIISVAVREMSEGELLQIEKARRLDITEEIYYEIIRQKTATLIAACCSLGACSVKPDSEDVETFRKFGELIGMAFQIKDDLFDYGEERIGKPTGIDIKEQKMTLPLIFVLNHCSKADRKWLINSVKNHNKDKKRVKQVIAFVKENGGLDYAVKKMLAYKEEALALLETYPDSDYKNSLILMVNYVVDRKK
- the rlmN gene encoding 23S rRNA (adenine(2503)-C(2))-methyltransferase RlmN — protein: MAKNKKDIRAFTKDQLREFFTTQGDQPFRGNQVYEWLWQKSAHSFEDMTNISKETRQMMEDNFVINHIKVDQMQRSSDGTIKNAVRLHDDLIVESVLIPTKSRTTACVSSQVGCSLDCKFCATSRLKRMRNLNPDEIYDQVVAIDNESRLYFDRPLSNIVFMGMGEPLMNYNNVLKAIDKITSPEGLGMSPKRITVSTSGVPKMIRKMADEAVKFKLAVSLHSAIDEIRTSIMPFNATFTLADLRESLEYWYEKTKSRITYEYVVWENINDKQKDVDALVDFCKFAPSKVNLIEYNPIDDGQFQQANNKAIDMYVNTLERNGITVTVRRSRGKDIDAACGQLANKS